CAACCTATcgataagtaaatgggttgaaatggaCACCTTTAAGTTGGTTGATTCATAAGTTCATTGTAGTAAACAATCTTATCGATTTAGTTGTATGTGTTCTCTCTTACCTCAAAGGCTCAAATAAAGCAAAACAAAGTGACATGAGAGGATGAAGTTTCGAAACCTGCCGTTTGTAATTTTAAGTGTCTGTTTCACATATGAACGTTTAAGATATACAAATTTTGTATTAAGCAGGAGAGAATACTGAGAGATTGACCATACTGATTTATCAAGGGTAATTTATcatatagaattttttttatatggatcAAAATACCGCCAGTTCATATACTAACATCATGTTTCTtcggcttttttttttaatcatgttcGTCTACACAGCCGAAGTACCTTCCACACTTCATAAAGTAAGAGACTTGCACTTTATCTTGAAGCTTAAATTATCAATTATAAAGACGGCAAAAAATGGGTGGATCAGTCGGGTTGGGTAAACTGTAAAAAGGGTGGACCTTTTGTGTTGGATAAACTGTCTACATGGGTAATTTTGGTATGGATCAAAATGATTATGGGTTCACGTAGATAATTTTAGGTTGACCAAACAGTTTTGTGCctaaaatttgtaaattttgcATGAACATATGGTGcctcaaatatgattacaaaacttATAttctataaataataataatagatgaaTAAAATGGTTTAGGGGGTTCTAACGATCATGTATATGGAATCAAATTTTGGCGACTTTTGATCCCTTTCCATTTTAGCCTAATTATTTGTCTTACCCGTTGACCTGAAAGATAACATATAACCCGAATCAAATGAATGGATCAAAGTTGTGAGTTGTGCTTTAACTTTATCCACTGCCTAGTGATAGAAGTCCCCTAATTTCAGGAAACAGATAGAGACAGGTGCCGATATTGTCACCGGAACTCGTTATGTGAGAGGTGGGGGCGTGCATGGTTGGACTTTAATGCGCAAATTGACAAGTAGAGGGGCTAATGTTTTGGCACACACGCTTCTTTGGCCTGGTGTATCAGACTTGACAGGCTCCTTCCGGTACATAATTTTGGATCATGTTTTcgtgttatttttattttttaacttttggctTATAGTAGTTCTAACAGTTACGTATATTTTAAATGTTAGTCTTTACAAGAAGTCTGTGCTTGAAGACATCATAAGTTCTTGTGTGAGCAAGGGATATGTTTTCCAAATGGAGATGATAGTCCGAGCATCAAGAAAAGGTTACCATATTGAAGAGGTATTATGAGCTTCCCAATGTTTTTATATTGCAAATCGTATATTCAACTTAAAGGTAGCAGTTTTAACCCCTTGAATAATAATTGCCTAATTAGGGCATGAAATAAATAGCTCTATAGGAAAGTTTGGAATTTTGAACAGGAGGAGATTTTAGGTCAGCCACCTTGTTTGacctgcccattttgccacttctTAGTTTCTGTATTCTCTATTATGGAACCCACATAAATGGAGCCAGTAGATAATTTTTCAATTGGTCAATGGTGGGAGACTTGTTGAAGTTTTAATGAAGTTccttttaccaaaaaaataatagtataaaaatGGAGCCACGACATGATAATGTTAGACGGGTAATATGAGTAATGCCTTGGTTGTTAATCCCTGTATTGATATATTGAATTTATATTATCCTTCTAGGTTCCAATCACTTTTGTAGACAGAGTTTATGGAACTTCCAAGCTTGGTGGGTCTGAAATAGTGGAATATTTAAAGGGGCTTGTGTATCTCCTCTTTACAACATAAAGATATCTTCTCTTTACAGCATAAAGAATGTAAGCCTGATACCATTCGATACCATAATCTCATTAGTGtttctttctatttctatttcacAGATGACCTGACTATCTGACCAGATACCAAATAGcctttttattacatttttgtGAGATCTTTTAATCATATACCAAGTATATCTTTgattttttcagtttttcttttgtGTGAAACGCATAGATCCGAAGATCTTTTGAGGTTCCCAGTGCTAATTACAACATTATGTAAGAAAATTTTAGGTTGAGTTTGTACTTCCATTTATGGTGCTAGGCAGTAAGGCCATGTGAAATTGGGAAGGAAACAGAAATTCTGTATGGTTCAAGGAAAACTCGATatcttctaatgattctgtCTTACAGGAAAATGAAACGATAGTATTACTTTCAAATTTAACAGAATAGAGATCTTTTATCGAACTTTATATGTAAACTTGTGGattataatcaaaatcaaaggttaaaatgaaaatattaagtttgaattttgatcttttaattataatttgaaattAAGGATTGTATTTTTAAAGGTGATCCCAATGCTTATccaatttaaaatatcttcTAAATGACAAAGATTCCTTACATTTTAAACATAGATTACTATAACAAATGGacaagtttttattaaattagcaaaaaggaaaaaaaaaaaaaaagatacgagtaagatgtatttttaaaattcaatcTTTTAAAAGTCATTTGACAATGATATGATGACACTTTGGAAAAattaattgggaaaaatgcAGAAAGAGAGTTATGACAGTATACATATGCCATATGTATAtggtttttgattaatttttatgAATAGCAGTAGAATGATAAATCATTTCTATTAACATACTTTAATCACACATCCTTGGATCAATATATAGATGGGATATCATCACCCAAAATAAATatcatcaaaatttaaaactcgTTGTCTCCTTTCATATCTAAATGATAGAACTGCTAATAAGATAATTGACTCATTGGTAAGGTATTTAATCTTGAAATGATCCATCTAAATATGGTCTCACTTTCCACTTTTATGAGATGATTTATTGAAGGATATTTTAGAAGTCCATAGGACCGTAGGTTGCATCTTAGAAAATAGGAATTATGTAATTTAAGCTAGTTTAGAAATACGAGTAGGATAGATTTTCATTAAAACAAAGATGGAATAAGATTAACTTTTTAGAAGTGAAAACGGCAAATAAGTATTGCTTTTGTCATAGTTTGTAGTTTGTAATTTTGCCTTATCTATTGAACTAAATTACAACTATATAAGCATTGATTATTACGTAGTAAAACAACAAATAAACATGGGTTAATTCTAGTGATGCAGCCATAAGTTGAACCACTAAATGAGCCAAAGGAAGTGGCCTTAAGCCAAAGGAAACTACAAAGTGTTAGAAAGATTTTCTTGTTAAAACTGTTTTAATGATTAAAACAAGATATGTAGTGATCCAACCGGCAGTTCAGACAAGAAAGGTGGCTGTTAACATCAATATTGGCATCAATTACATTATATACATTACGAAAGCGACACTgttaaataagttataaaaatagtgtgtttatatataatacaaatataaatatataatgaattatgCTTTGTTATTTTGGGGTGATCTTAATTTTTAACCTCAACATGACAATAACGTACACCTCTTCATAGAAAGTTATAAACATCTATCTTCTATACAAAATGTGTCTATATTTATAAACGAGAACTTGAGGGCCGGGGCCCTCCCTGGTCCTTCATAGTTCCTCTCGTGCTAATAAGTAACAACCTTTAGTGACAGAATAGCTAATTTATAACATCACCCCATTCCGAcgcttatttatatatagtacatttgataaacaattgatttgttagaatatggTTACAAAATTATCTTAatctttttcttaatcttaatcttatcttaatatatacaataagacagttgaactattaacttattaaccaatcaaatcgctcaattttatcaaattgactcttgcttatgtcatcatttagattaactataaattaaaaatcctaataatcattatccaaatatactattatattggtatttatattattttgtagaaaaagtctcattaatttatacttttttgtttttcatcaataatttacactttttaaccctaaatatttaatttatatttatttttagccatcaatttgagatttttttcttaaattttttaaaaacgttacaaaaagtatttatatttaattatttaaagttacaattgtcactcaaatcaaaagtcctaattgttatcaaacaatatgaaaacaatcctaattgttatctaattatcataggagagtgattgaaaataaacatattcatgttatgggtcgtatcatgatcaaacacatatacttaaatgtcaagtacaggatcacaagtaagtttatattttaattcttaataatctttcataataatatcacattatgagtacaattggtttcaaaaaattatataatagaaaaattattgtagcatgtgtctTGTAGATTGACAACAACAAACAATCCCATCAATATGTATcaactaataatgacaatgacaaacatgtggttattgtactacaacttgcaaagtataacacttagaaccgtatattttcaaaattataagtttttatgaattaaatgtatgaatatctaatattgataatattgtaaaccccgtgtccagtgtcggacacgggtctaaagTCTAGTTAAAGTAACTAAAATGAAATGTTTCTAATTAAAATGGTCAAAAAACTTGTCGCAATTTACCTTTAATTTCAAATAGGTCATAACATAGTTTCTGAAGAAAACGAAGTGTCCATTTTTGTCTGCTTAATACGAGTagtatcaatatatatttgcCTTTGATTTTGCAGTATCACTATCGACATatcgtttctttttttttttttaagtttactaTTATTCACAACGTCAATACACACCAAATAATGGTACGGCAAACCATACACAACAACATTACATCAACTCAAAATTACACCAATTGTTCCATGACATAGATCTTTTTTTCCTCTATCGAGTACATATCGTTTCTAACAAAGTCTAATCTTAATATAAACTTAATGGAGTACATGTCATATGggcataaatatatatatgttggtggTGCATCGGCAGCATGGTGATTGCTACGCCATCAATCACATGCTTTGGGCACTTGCCATCACTACATTCGATCATAGCTAGcaattgtgtatatatacacttaCAAATAATATAAGTCATTACCTAAATCccattaataatgataatgaagtCATATAAATAAGCATTAGTCAAATACTTGAACTAATAATTATTAGAAGAAAACAAACATTTCGGCCGCATAGATgttgtttaatgtttatattaattCATCTATCTACTAACTAGCTATATAATTAAGCATGTCAACTTTAGCTCATCGGTAGGCCCCTAGCTATATAacgtttatatgtatattaattagtGTTGTAGTTTTTGTATCGACTTTATACCATTCATGATTTTGTAACAAAATCTGGAAACATATACAAATTTGTCAAAGCTTATGAACAGAACCAACATGTATCTGTCCTCTTGATTTTTGATACCTTTAGCTCCTTGGTATCAGATTTATTCATTTCCTGTTGAGCATTCAACGAGTTATTCATAATAACATCTCGATTCCATGACACAAGGGTCCGTTATCAGTAGATTAGGTTTTGCAATTCAAAAAAGATAGTGGTGCAGCTTGTTGCACGTTTACTTGCTATTTTGatgtaatttgataaaatctatatataaaattcatatttgtattctttttaattatatatatatatatatctatataaatattaaaagagtagttaaacaagccttcttaattatatatatatatataaagcattCTTCAAACTCAAAGTTATTCTAAAAAATTGCTATGTAGGATTCATCCTATGTGCCATCTCCATaactttttaaacaatatttatcttactttatgcaaaaatatataagatttattaaaaataataagcattttataagagattaaaatgaaaatatgattcCATAATCTTCTTAATATTATTCCTAATAGTAGGAAATCTCGACAACatcaatttttcaaaacttaaacttttaaatctccattattttaaaaagatttgctcTTATTTAATCAcaaaatatttatctatatatctatttaaaatTATGTTTAACATGTATAAATACCAAACAGGTTcattactttttattctttgaattttgatattttgCTTTTTATGTGTTCTTTATTAAATTGATGTCCTCTTTTGTTTTAGAATAATTTTGATTACGACCATTAATACAAATTTgggattatatatttttcatattttatgaattttttttttcattatgaatacaagtttttttatgttaCTCTATGTTGAGGATTTTAAGCCCACGCATTGAGATTTATAGTGTTCAACTGTTCATTAATTAGTATGAAATAAtactttattgtttttttttatctatcaagtttttgatttaatcatccataaaaaaaattctgaCATCGTTTCTTTAACCAAATTGTTTTTTCTCCTATTATGTAagtgttaattttattttctcatataaaTGTTACTAGATCGATCAATACATCagatatttcatctttatttcactttttttcATGTATTTAGAAAAACAGCtaataattaacttatatatatatatatccctatatatatatgtatataaaaaaattctgACATCCTTTCTTTAACcaaattgttttttttcctattatgtaagtgttaattttattttctcatataaaTGTTACTAGATCGATCAATACATCagatatttcatctttatttcacttttttttatgtatttagaaAAACAGCTAACTGttaataattaacttatatatatatatatgtatgtatatatatatgtatatatctatagggtgacaatcaaatgagaatgaaattaaaatgagaacacttaaaaactatattttgatgcattaaaagtccataaaactgacatagtgcataactaattatcattatttaagtgtttaacaacacattgatccgtcaaaatcgaaaaaatctcgttttttgttggatgcgtcatattgatgaatatgcatccaagatggatgcacaaaaaaaaacgtgatttttttaattttgacggatcaatgtgttgttaaacacttaaataatgataattagttaaacactatgttagttttatggacttttaatgcatcaaaatgatgtttttaaatgttctcaccgttcttattttaaaagtgttctcatcgaagtgttaccctatatatatatatatatatatatatatatatatatatatatatatatatatatatatataacgaattgcaatttaaaatgtttgtatcaaacttttactaaatgatttgtcaacaactgcgcatcgcgcgggtaaaaaacctagtatatatatatataccttctaGTAAACTACCCTAACCTAAACTACCCACATAATTTTGAACTATCTTATGCCAAAAATCGGAACTTTGAGCTTTATCATAAGAGGCAAAAACTCCACTCAATAAGTTAACTTCATATTGGTTTTTAGTAAAATAGATGTGGGTCTTTTCAAGAGTTATTCGGCTCTTcgatgagaaagaaaaaaaaaaagatgtaggTCGTTTATGCAATGAATTGAAGTCGTTTTGCATAAATTTATGAATCAGTTATACATAGAATAAATCGGTTATACATAGAAGTGTGAGGTATAATGCAATAGTGGCTTAAGGGTAAGGCAAGTAAAGTCAAGGCTTTAAGCCCCGAAAGTTCAAAggcttcattttttttatataattatacatagaATCTAATATAAATTAGAATTACAAAAAGAATTAGgaaaataagaaacataaaaatataaaattatgtgtCTATGTGATATGTGTATATGTGAATAAACAACGATACTATATTGAAAACACGTTAACGCAATCGTAAAAATCAATTACATAAAGTATGAACAATTCTATTAATCCGAAAGGCCTCGTAATAAAAATTTGCTTTTAAGGCTTATTATTATGTTGAGCCGCCTGTGGTATAATGGTCTAAGAAGTTAAAATTCTAAATTGTATCtagaaaacattaaaattattttatcaaaaaatattcAGAAATGATAAAGTAAACGATAAAGATGAGGATGATAACTTGTAAACAAGTTGATGTTAATCGAATGAACTTTGATACTTTTCAACTCATGTTATTTCTAGAAAATGGAACACTCTTTAGTTAAGAATTTTCAACTTCAGAATCGCCAAACCACCCATATAGTTCATGATATCGAATGTTATCAACAAGATTCCTTATCCTTTTGCTTTAGCTAAAAGAtaaatttaagtggttgaataTTAGTTAGAAATTTGAAAACTCTCATTTAACATCATAACAAAAAGGTTAATTTAAGTGGTTGATTACTAGTTAAAGACTCTCAGTCACCATTATAGCAACTCCAATATAAGTATCACCATTACTCCATTATATAATGGTTTGCTATTCTAAATGAGTTCATCATGTGTTTATAGACGCTATAAGGGATTCGCACAATACGACAATTCTGAATATGTCGTGGAGAACCCTTTAAATTTGCCTATTGTGGCCAAGCTTAATGATGAGGGTTCCCGTTGCTCATATAGTTACTTTAGTTAGTGTTTTTTGAATCTTTTGGTTTAAATATAAGAGAGAATATAAaaggctcaaaacccgcaaaaGACAGTactacactttttttttttctttaacaaaatgTGAAAGATTTAAAATAGAAGAGGGGAAAACCTTTTTGAATGATATGACAGTTGgttgaaaaggtaaaaaaaatgttgttatTCATTCGTCGTTAATcttaaaaagtcaaaagtcaaCATGTTAAATATACATCAACTTCTGTAACTTGAAAAAAGAACTAgtaaaacaaaattacaattaccagttaagtaaaaaaaaaaaaaaaacctacttCTTAAACACCTAATTTATACTGTACTAAAAACTTATAGGTATGTACAAGTAAATTATACGCGAAATGTCCAAGTTCGTATATCACATAATATACTTTTaccatatttcatttttaacctcctaaactttctatcttttaacttttgccccacattaaagttttcgtttttattttcttgacactaaattaTTGGGTTCTCTTGTTTTGATCAAATAACTTTCGTCTGGTcacgattttacttttaaacatttcgtttgactatttttattcgtctttttatatacataacgcTTTTTAATTTGTCCTACATCAAGTTTTCGtgtttattttcttgacactgaaTTTCTGGGTTctaatgttttcatcaaataactttcgcCTGGTCACGATTTtgcttttaaacatttggtttgactatttttattcgtcttttatatacataacatttttaaatttgcccacatcaaagttttcgtttttattttcttgacactgaaTTTCTGGGTTCTGATGTTTTCaacaaataactttcacatgattacgattttactttttaaataaagagttttgttaatgaaagtCCTTAGGGATGTcggtattaattaatttgatgcattaaagttTGTACTTTGTCTTATGAAAATTTAGGAGggcggttattgatatataaagtactactttttatgcatgtaataagcccttaatgacaacccttttgggctgtcattatcattttccttgaatatataacgtttttagaTATGCCCcatatcaaagttttcg
The Erigeron canadensis isolate Cc75 chromosome 2, C_canadensis_v1, whole genome shotgun sequence DNA segment above includes these coding regions:
- the LOC122588482 gene encoding dolichol-phosphate mannosyltransferase subunit 1, which produces MKKEYSIIVPTYNERLNIALIVFLVIKHMPPDVDFEILVVDDGSPDGTQDIVKQLQEVYGEDRIRLLARPRKLGLGTAYIHGLKHALGNFVVIMDADLSHHPKYLPHFIKKQIETGADIVTGTRYVRGGGVHGWTLMRKLTSRGANVLAHTLLWPGVSDLTGSFRLYKKSVLEDIISSCVSKGYVFQMEMIVRASRKGYHIEEVPITFVDRVYGTSKLGGSEIVEYLKGLVYLLFTT